CTTAttatcctcgttctccCAAGCACAGGTCCGTACTTATCTGTTCATCCTCATGATATCCCTCCATTACCACAGTTGTGGCTCACTCCAGTGCCTTCATCGATGATTGCATCATCTCTGCCATTAtcgagctcatcatcttcatcgtccgagAAAAGACATTCgatgtcggtggtggtgaccGATGCTTCCCGCATGCAAATGCTGGTCATTAATGTTCCCTCATCGACTCCGTCGTTGACTCCATCGTTAGCGGGATCGGACGCTgcctctcccttctccacctcgttctCCAAATTTGCCGGGGCCGTATCGAAGCCTGCTACATGGCCAAAGTCATGATCTACGCCTTCACTGATGATCTCGGCATTGActccttcgtctcttccaccatcttccacctctaTGGAGACAATCACGTTTCCAACCTGTCGCACTCTCAtatccatcttccttttcATGCTCCCGTCCATCACAACATCCTCAACGGCACCTGTAGCTTCCTCCATCACAACAATATCCGTCAGGTCCACGATCGTAACCCTACCGTCTTTCAACTTCTCCAGGCTCGTCCGGCGACTTTCTGCCCTTGtaatcttcctcctctctaTCTCTTTCCGTTCTTCGattttccttctcttctctctccgtTCCTTCCTCAGTATTGCTATTTCCTCCCGAAGAACAGGCTCTACTAAAGCCATCTCCAAGGTCTCGGACCGTATTGGGAAAGGTTCGACCGTCCGCATGATGAGGGTCTCCGAAGGTATTTTCAGTGATATCGGTGTGATAAGAGGGGATGTCGTGGCTCTGTATGTCTCGAGTaaatcgaagaaggaaggttTAGGATTGGCAGTTGATCCGGGAGTTTGTGGTGGTGAGGGGAGGTGTTGGGTATACTGTCGAACAGTGGGTTGAGTACAGTCTATTAACTCTATCtggtcatcttcctcccctcgGATGGTTGGGACTTGAGTCCATGATTTCGAGCATTTCGATGGGAAAGGTAACGGCGGATCGAtcggggaggaaggaggttgCTGGTTTGgcgaaagagaggaaggcagAGACAGCATGGTGTTGAGGAGAGGGTGAAACGCTCTTATAAAAGCAGCCTAGCTTCTCACGTCAGCATTCCTTGCGACCCTAGCCACGAACATTCGGCTCAAGCGAATATCACTGGCGTTGTGCTACTGAGTCATAACGTCTTGCACCGACCAGCAATGATTGGAGCacaggaaggagaagatgtgtGAGTGCAAGTGGGAACAGCCTCGAACTGAGAGACTAGGTAGGTACTCGGTCGTTTCTTTTCTCGTGAAGATTTCTGTACTTTGAGAAGCATGATGGAGGCCTGCCCAAAGGATGTTGCGTTTCATGATGTTGGTGGACAGCGGACGACAGATAGGTGGACAAGAAGTGGACAAACAAGGTGGAGGCTCGAGCGTCTCGGGCCTAACATGCTCTGCCAGAATAGGCCCGCGTTCTTTTGGCTACGCTCGAAatgttcctcttcgacttttCAGTCTATCCAAGCACCATCTATTCTACATCAATCATTGAAAACGGACTCGTAGATCATACACAATGGCTCTTCCCACACCGGCACGAGCTCTACGAGCACTCCCCTCCTCAAATTCAGCTCGAAGAACATTCACTTCCTCTACCATCGCTTACGCTGGCAAATCTCGATCAGATACTGGAGGTTCAGACACGAGAATGCGACCATGGTCTGTGATGCATACTCCCAAGTTCGGGTTCGACGACGCTACGAGTctgggatggatgaggatgttcAGGATCcaggaaggggaggggCTGGTCAGGAAGATTGAGGAAGATAGGGAAGCTTTGCGAGGTGGGTGTGAAATCTCGCCTCCGATCTCCAGTATTTTTCCACCTGCATTGAATTCTGTGTTTTCGGACTGCTTTGAAGGATCTCTCATGCGACGCTGACATGATATATCTAGCCGCAAACAAAACACAGTTCAAACCACCTACATCCTCCATACGACTCACATCCACCATAGACCTatcttccccctcatcGAAATTCCACACGAAATCCGTACTCCTCGTCCCTGTCTCCTCATTACCACTACCGAACGAAAAAGCTGTCCACCGACTGAAACTCCTCGCAGGTCCTCGATGGACACCTGGGCGTCctgggagagaggagttCCTTTCCGAGAGTGATGAGGCGGgtgaggggaaggagggcTGGGTGAAGATCTCAGAAGAGAGATTTGCGAATGCGAGTCAGAACAGAAGATCTGTTTCGGATATCTTGGATAGGTTGGTAGAGGCTGCAAACGTGAGTTGTGTTCCTCGCTATATGTATACTACGATCGGGCAACCTTTCTTGTTCCCTAAAGCTGTCCTTTGCGAGGCAATTGTATTTGTGATGCTCACACTGATTCCAATTTTTGTTGCTATAGGATCCAAACTCTCCCTTGCCCGCCGACACACCTTTAGACACCCGTCATCTCCTAGCTAGACATAGGAAGAAACGATCGCGACAGAACCCTTTTTCGTGGTCTGCGCAACAAACGTTCCTACCTCGTCATGAGGTCGTAGGTGGAGTGAGGGGATTCCCAGCAGAGTGGTTACCCGAAGAAGTGAGGTCGAAGGCGATTGGTGAGCAAGCACTAaaggaggcgaagaaagcggTAGCATGATAGAGCTTGTATGCCGTCGTTTACAAAGCTTGTATAGCTTTCCTCTGTGTATTTGCAGTAACCTTCAATTCCTGTATGAAGCGCATTCAAGGTTACCTGATCCCCGATCCCCGCTTTTGATTGACATCTCTCGCAGGTGTCGACATCTCTCTTCAAGTGCACCACTGTGGTCGGTCGACGGATGTATGCCTCTGATCTTTAAACAGCGGGAAGCTTTAAAGTTTGCTGCCATCATGTGGTGACATACGCACTCCAGTTACTGCAGTGGCAGAACTCCACGATGTCGCGAAGCGGATCCGAATAAGATCGGGTTCTCATCGATCATTGTCGCAACACTGACTGCTGGTCAGGCGCATTTCAGTGAGTGGGAAAAGTAGCTGCATGGAGAACGATGTCCGGAAGATTGCAACCTCGACGTACTTTCGTGTGCGCCACAGACAAACGGGATACTGAACCACTCACTGGCATTCATCTTCTTACCTACCATCATTTGGTGTGTGAGAAAATTCCAACTCATAAATAGACAGGTATATGCTCTCAACCTTTCTTACTTATGTTCAGTATCCAATCATTGTGTCTTAGCAACAGTCAACACTTCATAGTCCTTATCGACCGATGCGCAACAACCTGACACTCTCGCTACTGTGACCTACGCCCCCAGCTCCGATCATGGCTGCTCCCAACACCTCGCCAAATCTGACAACCATGATCACCGGCGAGTCCGAATTGGATCAGAAAACCACTCCCTCCGATCAGACGCCGAGTGAACGAGTGTTcatctggaagagatggtcCATCAAACGAAAGGACAAACCACGTATCTCTATCACTCAGATATTTGGTCTCGACAGACGAGCAAAGAAGAAATAcattcaacaacaacaaggtCCGGTCAGACCCACTACTCCGCCGCCGGTTGACAGCTTCGAGTGTCAGAACGAAGAGGACAGTCCAGAATCCGGAATCACTGCAGTGTTTTCTTCCAATAACGGTGACCATGATCTGAGCCGAAAGACCGGTGCCAGTAATGGTACGAGTTACTCATCGGGGAACCAAGCGAAACAAGATATCAGTCaagacgactcacctgtctCTGTACTACCTGCTCTACCGCAGACCGCACAGGTCTCGTCTGAAACGGTTCGGAGCCTCCCTCACGATGGCGAGGTCGAAACTTCGGCTGTGGTGCTCGGACAGACGATAGAAGCAATAAAAAACGGACGATCAGGAACTGAGGCCGATGCAGTTGACACTGCAAATTTCTCTCCTATTCTTCCCGTCGAGCCAAGTGAAGCATCTCACGCTACGTGTTCCGACATCGGATCATCCAGTAAAGAACAATCTCCAAGACCAATCGCCATGACTTCCGAAACTTCAACGGGACCAACCTCACC
The nucleotide sequence above comes from Kwoniella newhampshirensis strain CBS 13917 chromosome 8, whole genome shotgun sequence. Encoded proteins:
- a CDS encoding mitochondrial 37S ribosomal protein mS35, whose amino-acid sequence is MALPTPARALRALPSSNSARRTFTSSTIAYAGKSRSDTGGSDTRMRPWSVMHTPKFGFDDATSLGWMRMFRIQEGEGLVRKIEEDREALRAANKTQFKPPTSSIRLTSTIDLSSPSSKFHTKSVLLVPVSSLPLPNEKAVHRLKLLAGPRWTPGRPGREEFLSESDEAGEGKEGWVKISEERFANASQNRRSVSDILDRLVEAANDPNSPLPADTPLDTRHLLARHRKKRSRQNPFSWSAQQTFLPRHEVVGGVRGFPAEWLPEEVRSKAIGEQALKEAKKAVA